The nucleotide window GTCGAGGGCGCCCTGGAGGGTGAGATGGATGATCACCTGGGGTATGCCAAGCATGATCCGGTCGGCCGGGACGGCGGTAACTCCCGCAACGGCTACCGGGCCAAGACGCTGTTGACCGAAGCCGGGCCGGTTGATGTTTCGGTGCCGCGGGACCGGGACGGCAGTTTCGAGCCGACGATCGTGGCGAAGCGGCAGCGGCGACTGTCTGGGGTGGAGGACCTAGTGATCTCGCTGTCGGCGAAGGGACTCACGACCGGGGAGATTTCGGCGCACCTCGCCGAGGTGTATGGGGCGGAGGTGTCGAAACAGACGATCTCGACGATCACCGACCGGGTGATGGAGGGGCTGGCCGCCTGGCAGTCTCGTCCGTTGGACCCGGTGTATGCGGTGCTGTTCATCGACGCGATCCAGGTCAAGATCCGGGAGGGTGAGGTCTGCAACCGGCCGATCTACCTGGCCCTGGGTGTCACCGCCGACGGTGAGCGTGACGTGCTCGGCCTGTGGGCCGGTGAGCACGGCGACGGGGAAGGTGCCAAGTACTGGCTGCGAGTGCTGACCGAGATCAAGAATCGTGGCACCAACGATGTGTGCATGCTGGTCTGCGACGGGCTGACCGGACTCCCTGACGCGGTGTCGGCGGTGTGGGACAAGACGATCGTGCAGACCTGCATCGTGCATCTGCTGCGGAACTCGTTCAAATACGCCTCGAAGAAGGACTGGGGGTCGGTCGCCAAGGACCTGAAACCGGTGTATACCGCCGCCTCCGAGGCCGAAGCGCTGGACCGGTTCGCCGACTTCAGCTCCAAGTGGGAGAAGCGTTACCCGGCGATCATCCGGCTGTGGACCAACGCTTGGGCAGAGTTCGTCCCATTCCTGCAGTTCGACCGCGAAATCCGCACCGTGATCTGCACGACGAATGCGATCGAGTCGATCAACGCCCGACTCCGGCGAGCGGTCAATGCCCGCGGTCATTTCCCCACCGAGCAGGCAGCGCTGAAGTGCCTGTACCTGGCGATCATGAGTCTCGATCCGACCGGCCGAGGACGCAAACGCTGGACCAACCGATGGAAGGCAGCACTCAACGCCTTCGACATCACCTTCGACGGACGCCTATCCGCCGGAC belongs to Microlunatus elymi and includes:
- a CDS encoding IS256 family transposase; this translates as MSASDQQLVRELTDRARANGLQLTGQGGLLGRLTKMIVEGALEGEMDDHLGYAKHDPVGRDGGNSRNGYRAKTLLTEAGPVDVSVPRDRDGSFEPTIVAKRQRRLSGVEDLVISLSAKGLTTGEISAHLAEVYGAEVSKQTISTITDRVMEGLAAWQSRPLDPVYAVLFIDAIQVKIREGEVCNRPIYLALGVTADGERDVLGLWAGEHGDGEGAKYWLRVLTEIKNRGTNDVCMLVCDGLTGLPDAVSAVWDKTIVQTCIVHLLRNSFKYASKKDWGSVAKDLKPVYTAASEAEALDRFADFSSKWEKRYPAIIRLWTNAWAEFVPFLQFDREIRTVICTTNAIESINARLRRAVNARGHFPTEQAALKCLYLAIMSLDPTGRGRKRWTNRWKAALNAFDITFDGRLSAGRN